One segment of Parvularcula sp. IMCC14364 DNA contains the following:
- the tig gene encoding trigger factor — MEVIEKSSEGLSREFTIKVPFTELDGKLSAKLEEMKGQVHLKGFRPGKAPVSFLKKMYGKGMMGELIQETVNEASQKALDDNNLQPAMPPHPHFRDGLIDDVVAGKADLEYDMHVEVLPEIEPADVASLKLTKMVADVPQEDIDETLKNIADQNKSYKARGKTAKSKDGDKLIIDFVGRLDGEEFEGGKAEGTELVLGSAQFIPGFEEQLVGTKAGDKKDVTVTFPDEYAAEHLAGKEAVFEVDVTEVQAPETVEIDDDMAKNVGFDDLAALTESVKERLQQSFSGQSRLHMKRHILDKLDGLHDFDLPPGMVNAEFDQIWQQVQQAELDDEDKEKPEEELKEEYRKIAERRVRLGLVLAEIGKRAEVEVPQEDMNRALQMQAQQFGMPIQQLAEFYQGNPQALAQLRAPLFEDRVVDYIIERAEVTEKTVSKEDLMKDPDEDEAAPAAEAKPAKKKVAKKKAAKKTDAGEEE; from the coding sequence ATGGAAGTCATAGAAAAGAGCAGCGAAGGCCTGTCACGCGAATTCACCATCAAGGTGCCATTCACAGAGCTGGATGGAAAACTTTCCGCCAAGCTGGAAGAAATGAAAGGCCAGGTCCACCTCAAGGGGTTCCGTCCGGGCAAGGCGCCGGTTTCCTTCCTGAAGAAGATGTATGGCAAGGGCATGATGGGGGAACTCATTCAGGAGACAGTGAATGAGGCCAGCCAGAAAGCGCTTGATGACAACAATCTGCAACCGGCCATGCCGCCGCATCCGCATTTTCGCGATGGACTGATTGATGATGTTGTCGCCGGTAAGGCTGACCTTGAATATGACATGCATGTCGAGGTGTTGCCGGAAATTGAACCGGCAGATGTTGCCTCACTGAAGCTGACCAAAATGGTTGCCGATGTGCCGCAGGAAGATATTGACGAAACCCTCAAGAACATTGCTGACCAGAACAAAAGCTACAAGGCCCGTGGCAAGACAGCCAAGTCGAAAGACGGCGACAAGCTGATTATCGACTTTGTTGGCCGTCTGGATGGCGAAGAGTTTGAAGGCGGAAAAGCCGAAGGCACAGAACTTGTGCTCGGCTCAGCCCAGTTTATTCCCGGCTTTGAAGAGCAGCTTGTTGGCACCAAGGCTGGTGACAAGAAAGATGTGACCGTGACGTTCCCCGACGAGTATGCTGCAGAGCATCTTGCCGGGAAGGAAGCCGTGTTTGAAGTGGACGTGACAGAGGTTCAGGCCCCTGAAACCGTCGAGATCGACGATGATATGGCCAAGAATGTTGGCTTCGACGATCTTGCCGCACTGACCGAAAGCGTCAAGGAGCGCCTTCAGCAGTCCTTTTCCGGCCAGAGCCGTCTGCATATGAAGCGCCATATTCTCGACAAGCTGGATGGTCTGCATGACTTCGATCTGCCACCGGGCATGGTCAATGCCGAGTTTGACCAGATCTGGCAGCAGGTTCAGCAGGCCGAGCTTGATGACGAAGATAAGGAAAAGCCTGAGGAAGAACTCAAGGAAGAATATCGCAAGATTGCCGAGCGCCGTGTGCGCCTTGGTCTGGTGCTCGCAGAAATCGGCAAACGCGCCGAAGTGGAAGTCCCACAGGAAGACATGAACCGGGCCCTGCAAATGCAGGCGCAACAGTTCGGTATGCCTATCCAGCAGCTTGCCGAATTCTATCAGGGCAACCCGCAGGCACTGGCGCAACTGCGCGCGCCGCTTTTCGAGGACCGTGTTGTCGATTATATCATCGAGCGCGCCGAGGTGACGGAGAAGACCGTCAGCAAGGAAGATCTGATGAAGGACCCGGACGAAGACGAGGCAGCACCTGCTGCCGAAGCAAAGCCGGCCAAGAAAAAGGTCGCCAAGAAGAAAGCAGCCAAGAAAACGGATGCTGGCGAAGAAGAATAG